One Mangrovimonas cancribranchiae DNA segment encodes these proteins:
- the dnaE gene encoding DNA polymerase III subunit alpha: MYLIFDTETTGLPKNWKAPITDTDNWPRAIQIAWQLHDEMGNCIEHQDYLIQPEGFNIPFDAEKIHGISTELAQEQGVSLAEVLEKFNAAINKTKFIVGQNVGFDVNIMGCEFFREDVANKLQELPVLDTCTEHTAQLCQIPGGRGGKFKLPTLTELHEYLFNQPFAEAHNATADVEATTRCFLELIRRKQYTKEQLDVQPDYFERFSEENPQEIQLIGLKHINLKRESAKIRERLEKEQTDTISTEEIKQNISNLADIDFVHLHNHSQFSILQSTISIADLVTSAAKHQMPAVALTDHANMMGAFHFVSAISKHNKSVEEKHKEAQEKGEVSTAKPIKGIVGCEFFVCDDHADKTRKDNGYQIVMLAKNKRGYHNLAKLSSIAYTEGFYYVPRIDKKLIEQYKDDVIVLTGNLYGEVPSKVLNVGENQAEEALLWWKDTFGDDLYIELMRHNQEDENRVNQVLVAFSKTHDIKLVASNNTYYAEKGDANAHDILLCVKDGEKQATPIGRGRGYRYGLPNQEYYFKSSNEMKELFKDLPEAITNLQEVVDKIEPFELARDVLLPKFDIPEKFQVEEDSVDGGKRGENAYLKHLTYEGAKKRYGEITDDIKDRLDFELDVIANTGYPGYFLIVEDFIREARNMDVSVGPGRGSAAGSAVAYCLGITNMDPIKYDLLFERFLNPDRVSMPDIDIDFDDEGRGRVMDYVIDKYGANQVAQIITYGTMAAKSSIRDTARVLDLPLFDADRIAKLIPNTKLAKIFGMDEKALKSKFRSEEVELINELLNISEGEGLEAETVNQARVLEGSVRNTGIHACGVIITPDDITKFVPVSTAKDSDLYVTQFDNSVVENAGLLKMDFLGLKTLTLIKDTIKIVKAKHGIELDPESFPLDDEKTYELFQRGETVGIFQYESPGMQKHMKDLKPTVFDDLIAMNALYRPGPMEYIPSFIARKHGREDIVYDLPAMEEYLQETYGITVYQEQVMLLSQKLANFTKGEADVLRKAMGKKIFALLEKLKPKFLDGGEANGHPRDVLEKIWKDWEAFASYAFNKSHSTCYAWIAYQTAYLKAHYPAEYMAAVLSNNMNDIKQVTFFMEECKRMKLNVLGPSVNESFYKFSVNKDYAVRFGMGAIKGVGHGAVKTIVENRKEDGLYKSIFDLTKRIDLRAANKKAFENLALAGGFDCFSDTHRAQYFQDEGDGITFLEKAMKYGAKHQENENSAQVSLFGEASDVQIPEPQVPPCEDWGTMEKLAKEREVVGIYISGHPLDDFKVEMTNFCNADLSLFNNLNNYVNRELTFGGVVTDVQHRISKAGKGWAMFTMEDYENNFEFRIFGEEYLKFRHFLVNNSFLHVKTFVREGWVNKNTGIKGDPRLQFNSFQLLHDVMNNYAKKLSVKLDISDLQNDRIQVLQDLFRLHKGEKALSFIIYDSEERIKLNMPSRKQKVKISKELLDELNENELVYKLN; the protein is encoded by the coding sequence ATGTACTTAATTTTTGATACAGAAACGACGGGATTGCCAAAAAACTGGAAAGCGCCTATTACCGATACCGACAACTGGCCAAGAGCTATCCAGATTGCCTGGCAATTACATGATGAAATGGGGAATTGTATCGAACATCAAGACTACCTTATTCAACCAGAAGGGTTTAATATTCCTTTCGATGCCGAGAAAATCCATGGTATTTCTACCGAATTAGCTCAAGAACAAGGAGTGTCGCTAGCTGAAGTTTTGGAAAAATTTAATGCAGCGATTAACAAGACCAAATTTATAGTAGGACAAAATGTAGGGTTTGATGTTAATATAATGGGCTGCGAATTCTTTAGAGAAGATGTAGCTAATAAATTACAGGAGTTACCTGTTTTAGATACCTGTACAGAACATACAGCACAACTGTGTCAAATTCCTGGTGGTCGAGGTGGTAAGTTTAAGTTGCCAACATTAACCGAGCTTCATGAGTATTTATTTAACCAGCCATTTGCCGAAGCACATAATGCCACAGCCGATGTGGAGGCTACCACACGGTGTTTCTTAGAGTTAATAAGAAGAAAACAGTATACTAAAGAACAGTTAGATGTTCAACCAGATTATTTCGAGCGTTTTTCAGAGGAAAACCCTCAAGAAATCCAGCTTATAGGATTAAAACATATTAATCTAAAACGCGAAAGTGCTAAAATACGAGAGCGTTTAGAAAAAGAGCAAACCGATACCATTTCAACAGAGGAAATAAAACAAAATATTTCCAATTTAGCCGATATCGATTTTGTGCATTTACACAACCATTCGCAATTCTCTATTTTACAATCAACTATAAGTATTGCAGATTTGGTGACTTCGGCAGCCAAACATCAAATGCCGGCGGTAGCCTTAACCGATCACGCTAACATGATGGGAGCCTTTCACTTTGTAAGCGCTATTAGTAAACACAACAAATCGGTTGAAGAAAAACATAAAGAGGCTCAAGAAAAAGGCGAGGTTTCAACAGCAAAACCAATAAAAGGTATTGTGGGCTGCGAGTTTTTTGTTTGTGATGATCATGCCGATAAAACACGAAAAGACAATGGCTATCAAATTGTTATGTTGGCAAAAAACAAACGTGGTTATCATAATTTAGCGAAGCTTTCATCAATCGCCTATACCGAAGGGTTTTATTATGTGCCGCGAATTGATAAAAAGCTTATTGAACAGTATAAAGACGATGTTATAGTACTTACAGGAAACCTGTATGGCGAAGTGCCTAGTAAAGTATTAAATGTAGGTGAAAATCAGGCAGAAGAAGCCTTGTTGTGGTGGAAAGATACCTTTGGCGATGATTTGTATATTGAATTAATGCGTCATAATCAAGAAGATGAAAACCGTGTTAATCAAGTTTTGGTAGCATTTTCTAAGACACATGATATTAAGCTAGTAGCGTCTAATAACACATATTACGCCGAAAAAGGAGATGCCAATGCGCACGATATTTTATTATGCGTAAAAGATGGCGAAAAGCAAGCCACGCCTATTGGTCGTGGTCGTGGCTATCGTTACGGGTTGCCAAATCAGGAGTATTACTTTAAATCTTCTAATGAGATGAAAGAACTCTTCAAAGATTTGCCCGAAGCTATTACCAACCTTCAAGAAGTAGTTGATAAAATTGAGCCTTTCGAGTTAGCTCGAGATGTATTACTACCAAAGTTTGATATTCCAGAGAAATTTCAAGTAGAAGAAGATAGTGTAGATGGTGGTAAACGCGGTGAAAATGCGTACTTGAAGCACCTAACATACGAAGGCGCTAAAAAACGATATGGCGAAATTACCGATGATATAAAAGACCGTCTCGATTTCGAGCTAGACGTTATTGCCAATACAGGGTATCCCGGATATTTCTTAATTGTAGAAGATTTTATTAGAGAAGCCAGAAACATGGATGTGTCTGTGGGGCCAGGACGTGGTTCGGCTGCTGGTTCGGCGGTGGCCTATTGTTTAGGTATTACCAATATGGATCCTATTAAATACGACTTGCTGTTTGAGCGTTTCTTAAATCCAGATCGTGTAAGTATGCCCGATATTGATATCGATTTTGATGATGAAGGTCGAGGTCGGGTTATGGATTATGTTATTGATAAATATGGCGCTAATCAAGTGGCGCAAATTATTACATACGGTACCATGGCAGCAAAATCTTCCATTCGTGATACAGCACGGGTTTTAGATTTACCATTGTTTGATGCTGATAGGATTGCTAAACTCATCCCAAATACCAAGTTGGCCAAGATTTTTGGAATGGATGAAAAAGCGTTGAAAAGTAAGTTCCGTTCGGAGGAAGTCGAACTTATTAATGAGCTGTTGAATATTTCTGAAGGCGAAGGCTTGGAGGCCGAAACCGTTAACCAAGCGCGTGTACTAGAGGGTTCGGTTAGAAATACTGGAATTCACGCTTGTGGTGTTATTATCACGCCAGATGATATTACCAAGTTTGTGCCAGTATCAACGGCTAAAGATTCCGATTTATATGTTACCCAATTTGACAACTCGGTAGTTGAAAATGCCGGATTACTTAAAATGGATTTTTTAGGTCTAAAAACGTTAACCCTAATTAAAGATACCATTAAAATTGTAAAGGCAAAACATGGTATTGAACTTGATCCTGAAAGTTTTCCTTTAGACGATGAAAAAACTTACGAGTTGTTCCAGAGAGGTGAAACGGTTGGAATATTCCAATACGAATCACCAGGAATGCAAAAACACATGAAGGATTTAAAACCTACGGTTTTTGATGATCTTATTGCCATGAATGCCTTGTATCGTCCAGGGCCAATGGAATATATACCAAGCTTTATTGCTCGTAAACATGGTCGAGAAGATATTGTTTACGATTTGCCAGCCATGGAAGAATATCTACAAGAAACTTACGGGATTACAGTATATCAAGAGCAGGTGATGTTGCTATCGCAAAAACTAGCAAATTTTACTAAAGGTGAAGCCGATGTATTACGTAAAGCTATGGGTAAAAAAATCTTTGCTTTATTAGAAAAACTTAAACCAAAATTTTTAGATGGCGGCGAAGCCAATGGACATCCAAGAGATGTACTTGAAAAAATTTGGAAAGACTGGGAAGCTTTTGCGAGTTATGCGTTTAACAAGTCGCACTCTACCTGTTATGCCTGGATTGCTTATCAAACAGCTTATTTAAAAGCTCATTATCCAGCCGAATATATGGCAGCGGTATTGTCTAATAATATGAACGATATCAAGCAAGTTACGTTCTTTATGGAAGAATGTAAACGAATGAAGTTAAATGTACTTGGACCAAGTGTTAACGAATCGTTTTATAAGTTTTCTGTGAACAAAGATTATGCGGTACGTTTTGGTATGGGCGCGATAAAAGGGGTTGGTCATGGTGCTGTAAAAACCATTGTAGAAAATCGAAAAGAAGACGGCTTATACAAATCTATTTTCGATTTAACAAAACGAATTGATTTACGAGCAGCAAACAAAAAAGCCTTTGAAAATTTAGCCTTAGCAGGAGGTTTTGATTGTTTTTCTGATACGCATCGTGCGCAATATTTTCAAGATGAAGGCGATGGTATTACGTTTTTAGAAAAAGCCATGAAATACGGTGCCAAACACCAAGAAAATGAAAATTCTGCCCAAGTAAGCCTGTTTGGTGAGGCTAGCGATGTTCAAATTCCAGAGCCACAAGTGCCACCATGCGAAGATTGGGGGACCATGGAAAAACTAGCTAAAGAAAGAGAGGTTGTTGGAATATATATTTCTGGTCATCCTTTAGACGATTTTAAAGTGGAAATGACCAATTTTTGTAATGCCGATTTATCTTTGTTTAACAACTTAAATAATTACGTAAATAGAGAGTTGACTTTTGGCGGTGTAGTTACCGATGTGCAACATCGTATTAGTAAAGCAGGAAAAGGTTGGGCGATGTTTACCATGGAAGATTACGAAAATAATTTTGAGTTTAGAATTTTTGGTGAAGAATATTTAAAGTTTAGGCATTTCTTGGTTAATAATTCCTTTCTTCATGTAAAAACATTTGTTCGTGAAGGTTGGGTAAATAAAAATACAGGCATAAAAGGCGACCCTAGACTGCAATTTAATAGTTTTCAGTTACTACATGATGTTATGAATAACTATGCAAAAAAGCTATCTGTAAAATTAGATATTTCCGATTTACAGAATGACAGAATTCAGGTATTGCAAGATTTGTTTAGGCTTCATAAAGGTGAAAAAGCCTTGAGTTTTATAATTTATGATAGCGAAGAGCGTATTAAATTAAATATGCCTAGCAGAAAGCAAAAGGTAAAAATATCTAAAGAGTTACTAGATGAACTTAACGAAAACGAATTAGTTTATAAATTAAACTAA
- the trxA gene encoding thioredoxin, translated as MALEITDATFEEQVLKSDKPVMVDFWAAWCGPCRMVAPIIDELSTEYEGKAVVGKVDVDANQEFAAKYGVRNIPTVLVFQNGEVVGRQVGVAQKSAYAEALDSLL; from the coding sequence ATGGCATTAGAAATTACAGATGCAACGTTTGAAGAGCAAGTATTAAAAAGCGACAAGCCCGTAATGGTAGACTTTTGGGCAGCTTGGTGTGGACCATGTAGAATGGTAGCGCCTATTATTGATGAATTAAGTACAGAATACGAAGGGAAAGCTGTAGTAGGAAAAGTAGATGTAGATGCAAATCAAGAGTTTGCTGCAAAATATGGTGTAAGAAACATTCCTACCGTTTTAGTTTTTCAAAATGGAGAGGTAGTAGGACGCCAAGTTGGTGTAGCACAAAAAAGCGCTTATGCAGAAGCTTTAGATTCGC